Proteins from one Aspergillus nidulans FGSC A4 chromosome VIII genomic window:
- a CDS encoding uncharacterized protein (transcript_id=CADANIAT00002054), whose amino-acid sequence MTEQLVSFTPLVAPISPVSNEQVFNDLQWKTLLSLADTVIPSVRGPRARKSRATKVVPQAKLDAALETLRASIRGPDADTLVTQYLEENLTSIPEVRQALQRLFTQHVHKEGRNGLSMILSALNTKAGSLLLTGSMIPIQDQPFYVREQIFQGWSDSRLPPVRAVYRALTAIFKKVWVTFSPSLYPTLGVPHVPIYGTPQNGFQFEFLQFPPGQKPEMIETDVLIIGSGCGGSVAAKNLAEAGKRVIVVDKGYSFTNQHFPMKPNEGFNNLFESAGAVMNDESSMAVLFGSTWGGGGTVNWSASLQTQAYVRREWAKRGLPFFTSLEFQNSLDRVCDRMGVSADHINHNKSNRMILEGSRKLGYSAKPVPQNTGGTTHYCGHCTLGCHTGGKKGPIETYLVDAANAGATFIEGFDVERVLFSKKKAGKVATGVLGTWVSRDAHFGVSGLGAVKRKIIVRAKKVIVSGGSLHSPLLLIRSGIKNSNIGRNLYLHPVAVAHAVFDEEIRPWEGACLTAAVNEFEDIDGHGHGFKLEALSMLPAAILPIFTWRDGLDYKLQVAKLPRSAGFITLVRDRDPGRVYPDPNDGRVRIDYDVSGFDRNHMVEGLVATAKISYISGAREIHTSYRDMPPFIRPAEDKGGSPLGINDPVFQAWIEELRRKAPKTSDRVMWASAHQMGSCRMGTSPRHSVVDPDGQVWGTKGLYVIDASIFPSASGVNPMITNMAIADHLSRKIAKSMEFQSAHL is encoded by the exons ATGACAGAACAACTCGTTTCGTTCACGCCTCTGGTCGCCCCAATATCCCCTGTCTCTAACGAACAGGTGTTTAACGACTTGCAATGGAAAACACTCTTATCTTTGGCTGATACTGTCATCCCGTCTGTGCGTGGCCCCCGGGCCCGCAAATCGCGCGCTACCAAGGTTGTACCACAGGCGAAGCTAGACGCTGCGCTCGAGACTTTAAGGGCCTCCATCCGCGGCCCCGACGCAGATACCCTTGTAACACAGTACTTGGAGGAAAATTTAACCTCCATCCCGGAGGTTCGCCAAGCATTGCAGCGGCTCTTCACTCAGCATGTGCACAAGGAAGGACGAAATGGACTGAGTATGATCCTCAGTGCTTTGAA TACGAAAGCCGGCTCTTTGCTACTTACGGGCTCGATGATCCCTATTCAGGACCAACCCTTCTATGTCCGAGAGCAGATTTTCCAGGGCTGGAGTGACTCGCGCTTGCCACCGGTGCGCGCCGTCTATCGCGCCCTCACTGCGATCTTTAAGAAGGTGTGGGTTACGTTCAGTCCTAGCCTTTATCCGACGCTTGGAGTTCCCCATGTTCCCATCTATGGAACCCCGCAAAATGGCTTCCAATTCGAGTTTTTGCAATTCCCCCCAGGGCAGAAACCAGAGATGATCGAAACAGATGTGCTCATCATCGGAAGCGGCTGTGGTGGCAGCGTCGCCGCCAAAAACCTTGCAGAAGCCGGCAAGAGGGTCATTGTAGTGGACAAGGGCTATTCATTCACAAACCAGCATTTCCCCATGAAGCCCAATGAAGGTTTCAACAATCTGTTCGAGTCTGCTGGTGCCGTCATGAACGATGAGAGTTCGATGGCCGTTCTCTTTGGCTCTACctggggtggtggtggtaccGTCAACTGGTCCGCCTCGCTTCAGACTCAAGCTTATGTTCGCCGTGAATGGGCCAAGCGAGGCCTCCCGTTCTTTACCTCCTTGGAGTTTCAAAATAGCTTGGATCGCGTCTGTGACAGGATGGGCGTCAGCGCCGACCATATCAACCACAACAAGTCCAACCGCATGATCCTTGAGGGATCTCGAAAGCTAGGTTATTCAGCCAAGCCGGTGCCGCAGAACACCGGTGGCACTACGCACTACTGTGGACACTGCACATTGGGCTGCCATACCGGTGGCAAGAAGGGCCCAATCGAAACTTATCTAGTAGATGCTGCGAACGCGGGGGCGACATTCATTGAAGGATTCGATGTCGAGCGAGTCCTCTtttccaagaagaaggccgggAAAGTCGCTACTGGTGTTCTCGGTACATGGGTTTCCCGCGATGCACACTTTGGTGTCTCTGGTCTTGGCGCCGTCAAGCGCAAGATTATTGTCAGAGCGAAGAAAGTCATTGTCTCTGGTGGATCACTGCATAGCCCGCTCTTGCTCATACGGAGTGGCATCAAGAACTCGAATATTGGTCGTAACCTGTATCTGCACCCTG TTGCCGTTGCGCATGCcgtcttcgacgaggagaTTCGCCCATGGGAGGGGGCTTGTTTGACCGCGGCTGTCAACGAGTTTGAGGACATTGACGGTCACGGCCATGGATTCAAGCTCGAGGCCTTGTCCATGCTTCCCGCAGCGATTCTTCCCATATTTACCTGGAGGGATGGTCTGGACTACAAGCTTCAGGTCGCCAAGTTGCCTCGCTCAGCTGGCTTTATCACGCTCGTCAGAGACCGAGACCCTGGACGTGTATACCCCGACCCGAACGACGGCCGAGTGCGAATTGACTATGACGTTTCCGGATTTGACCGTAATCACATGGTTGAGGGGTTAGTCGCTACCGCCAAGATTTCTTATATTTCAGGAGCCAGAGAGATTCACACATCATACCGGGACATGCCGCCATTCATTCGACCAGCCGAAGACAAGGGTGGCTCTCCCCTGGGAATCAACGATCCAGTGTTCCAGGCGTGGATTGAGGAACTTCGTCGCAAGGCACCGAAGACGTCGGACCGGGTCATGTGGGCAAGCGCGCACCAGATGGGAAGTTGCCGGATGGGTACATCACCACGTCACAGCGTTGTCGATCCAGATGGTCAGGTTTGGGGCACCAAGGGCCTATATGTGATTGATGCATCGATCttccccagcgccagcggTGTCAATCCCATGATTACCAACATGGCCATTGCGGACCACCTGAGTCGAAAGATCGCCAAGTCGATGGAGTTTCAAAGCGCACATCTATGA